A genomic window from Silurus meridionalis isolate SWU-2019-XX chromosome 21, ASM1480568v1, whole genome shotgun sequence includes:
- the tnfsf10 gene encoding tumor necrosis factor ligand superfamily member 10 produces the protein MYRTGTGARAFCLALSVIMSSSRTMQYIGLLLLAAILLQTIAVAVTFIYFSNVLSTMKETFSKSSVSCLMRSNLRVLKGSDPSSSEGKDDPCWQVTQQLHFLIEKSMSHRYQDEISSAVKDEVSRVLPSLVIQDQDAVSRPKIAAHVTGSYTPDSDREIGGASNRKVYGQKIQSWESEKGLAFLQNVELNDGELVVPQAGLYYIYSQTYFKHMLIEEEEEEEEEKDEGAARGKPMLQYVYKKVGSYPVPILLMKNARTTCWSRDAEFGLYSIYQAGLFQLAGGDRLFVTVSNVSTIEMDEKSSFFGAFLVS, from the exons ATGTACAGAACAGGAACCGGAGCTCGAGCCTTTTGTCTCGCGCTGTCGGTCATCATGTCGAGCTCGCGCACGATGCAGTACATTGGGCTGCTGCTGCTCGCCGCCATCCTGCTGCAGACCATCGCTGTGGCCGTCACCTTCATCTACTTCAGCAATGTCCTGAGCACG ATGAAGGAGACGTTTTCCAAAAGCAGTGTGTCGTGTCTCATGCGCTCGAACCTGCGGGTGCTGAAAGGCTCTGACCCGAGCAGCTCGGAGGGGAAGGACGATCCCTGCTGGCAGGTCACACAACAACTCCACTTCCTCATCGAGAAG TCGATGTCACATCGCTACCAGGACGAAATCTCCTCAGCAGTTAAAG ATGAAGTGTCGCGAGTTCTTCCATCGTTGGTGATTCAGGACCAGGACGCCGTCTCAAGGCCCAAGATCGCTGCTCACGTTACAGGCAGCTACACGCCAGACTCAGACCGGGAGATCGGAG GTGCCTCCAACAGGAAGGTGTATGGCCAAAAAATCCAGTCGTGGGAATCCGAGAAAGGCCTGGCGTTCCTCCAGAATGTGGAACTGAACGACGGAGAGCTGGTGGTGCCGCAGGCTGGACTCTACTACATTTATTCTCAGACGTACTTCAAGCACATGCTgatagaggaagaggaagaggaggaagaggagaaagacgAGGGTGCGGCCCGTGGAAAGCCGATGCTGCAGTATGTCTATAAAAAGGTGGGTTCTTATCCGGTGCCCATCCTCCTGATGAAGAACGCGAGGACGACCTGCTGGTCTCGGGACGCTGAATTTGGCCTCTACTCCATCTACCAGGCGGGGCTTTTCCAGCTCGCAGGCGGAGACCGGCTGTTCGTAACCGTCAGTAACGTGAGCACCATCGAAATGGACGAGAAGTCGAGTTTTTTTGGTGCGTTTCTGGTCAGCTAG
- the LOC124403648 gene encoding LOW QUALITY PROTEIN: neutral cholesterol ester hydrolase 1-like (The sequence of the model RefSeq protein was modified relative to this genomic sequence to represent the inferred CDS: deleted 2 bases in 1 codon), translating to MRLVLLFSVLLALVVSYFRVPAPGTVAEPCKLLLLDSVFRTMMWAAKLVQDLGLSNQMRVLNSMALWVELRAPRSSERVRVSDMTFSGVQARVFESMSPGPHRLKPAVVYFHGGGWALGSARMRSYDLLCRKMAEELDAVIISVDYRLVPDVYFPGQYEDAIRACRNILTHEVLERFFVDPSRLAVSGDSAGGNLAAAVAQELALDSSSSIRFKVQALIYPVLQALDFNTPSYQQNGDVPILYRSLMVRFWLEYLNGDQNLVHALLVNNHTVQNQEAATAKQKLDWTRLLAPKFTKHYKPVVPHQGSPQILQQLPSLLDTRAAPLLAKDEVLKLVPPAYIMTCEHDVLRDDGLMYAQRLEEAGVPVTTDHYEQGFHGIMMFGFFPACFSVGLQSQRNYIHWLQNNL from the exons ATGCGCTTGGTGCTTTTGTTCTCAGTGTTGTTAGCATTAGTTGTGAGTTATTTTAGAGTTCCTGCT CCTGGAACTGTAGCGGAACCCTgcaagctgctgctgctggactCTGTGTTCAGGACCATGATGTGGGCG GCGAAGTTGGTTCAAGATCTTGGTCTAAGTAATCAGATGCGTGTGCTGAACTCCATGGCGTTATGGGTGGAGCTTCGAGCTCCACGCTCCAGCGAGCGTGTTCGAGTCTCAGATATGACCTTCTCAGGAGTTCAGGCCCGTGTGTTTGAGTCGATGTCTCCTGGTCCACACCGTCTCAAACCTGCAGTCGTCTACTTCCACGGAGGAGGCTGGGCTCTGGGCAGTGCAC gAATGCGATCATATGACCTCCTGTGCAGGAAGATGGCAGAGGAGTTGGATGCAGTCATCATCTCTGTGGA TTACAGACTGGTCCCTGACGTGTATTTCCCGGGTCAGTATGAGGATGCGATCAGGGCCTGCAGGAACATTCTCACACATGAGGTTCTGGAGAGGTTCTTTGTGGATCCGAGCAGGTTGGCCGTGTCAGGAGACAGCGCTGGAGGAAACCTCGCTGCTGCCGTGGCTCAAGAG TTGGCACTGGACAGCAGCTCCTCGATCCGGTTTAAAGTCCAGGCTCTGATCTATCCTGTGCTCCAGGCTCTGGACTTCAACACTCCGTCATACCAGCAGAACGGAGACGTCCCCATCCTGTACCGCTCGCTCATGGTCCGTTTCTGGTTGGAGTACCTAAATGGGGACCAGAACCTCGTCCATGCACTGCTTGTGAACAACCACACAGTTCAGAACCAGGAAGCAGCCACAGCCAAACAGAAGCTCGACTGGACCCGATTATTAGCTCCTAAATTCACCAAGCACTACAAACCCGTGGTTCCTCATCAGGGTTCTCCACAGATCCTGCAGCAGCTCCCAAGCCTCCTGGACACCCGAGCCGCTCCGTTACTAGCCAAGGATGAGGTTCTGAAGTTGGTCCCTCCTGCCTACATCATGACGTGTGAACACGACGTTTTGCGAGATGACGGTTTGATGTACGCGCAGCGCCTGGAGGAGGCTGGAGTACCTGTAACCACCGACCATTATGAACAGGGATTCCACGGAATCATGATGTTTGGATTTTTTCCAGCCTGTTTCTCTGTGGGGTTGCAGAGTCAAAGGAACTACATACACTGGCTACAGAACAACCTGTAA